One region of Penaeus vannamei isolate JL-2024 chromosome 36, ASM4276789v1, whole genome shotgun sequence genomic DNA includes:
- the LOC113807013 gene encoding DNA excision repair protein ERCC-6, whose amino-acid sequence MMETQGRTILVPAGVAESTRNSISNNPEEEKEVVFNASSILSSLLTKDRDTGTSESRTYGAADQDLQDQDDELRALGISVVDQLSLERDVEAAVDQAVAKHSRKQRFQILKKEIKDVKTDIKQAENKLLSLRERLAGMRQRVVDPRQVISVEKEISNKSNQLKTLRAREKSLQQKLISAEANEEELDDLDLEDGEIPEDEDDENDGSRKEPKMSELEREKLIREGKMTPFGTVMSQNSSKTVSVLRPAHTPMEKRMAAEALKRKGASGGPSKADMIKSGEMTPFGTVVKSKPKDAGPSKISSNKPSGGMSDFEKYLKDQIDRQKQHSETSKGTKRKKNKGDPNYGFAKKRKKKPKEFIGEYYRDDEEESDENDSTSLSAIKKQAQEKFETGIKKKEKSSKKDPLKMKVLHPKKKRNEKNLGSVTSEREADLLKETPQRILSEKIEFKGGESDDPYHGDGSGSEYRPSDSDGEVYSDEYVDSCGDDEIPESSKRKSIRIDKKEKKQRKRKDDEWSDDNEFDDAPRRQGRKTAKERDDGNIEDYIQRIEAWKEERLRKKQAKILQGGDLDSEEEEEEGYEEFDGGYRIPLGVWNKLFKYQRTCVKWLWELHNQGCGGILGDEMGLGKTIQIISFLIGLSYSRLSCRRQSWKGLGPVLIVCPATVLHQWVKEFHKWWPPFRVAVLHESGCFAGKRGALIHNINQHDGILVTSYTGVLAQLEILLQYNWHYIILDEGHKIRNPEAQITVAMKRFSTPHRLILSGSPIQNSLKELWSLFDFIFPGKLGTLPVFLQQFAVPITQGGYANASKLEVQTAFKCASMLRDTINPYLLRRMKCDVRNHLKLPDKNEQVLFCDLTEAQRQVYRSYIDGDQVKCILGGRMKVFVGLIALRKICNHPDLQTGGPRNYDDQFVSGLQPELQYGWWGRSGKMHVLQSILKLWAKQGHRVLLFTQSRQMMCILEKFLMDEHHSYLKMDGTTAVASRQVMIDKYNNDPSYFVFLLTTRVGGLGVNLTGADRVIIFDPDWNPSTDSQARERSWRIGQTRHVTIYRLLTAGTIEEKIYHRQIFKQFLTNRVLKDPKQQRFFKTNDLYELFSLNEGIKEKTESSAIFAGTGSEIKVNTQDKNDEGKSDDDNEETSKKGERHTNKLPPPHLPQTPSKRESKASHTSKNSQKKEPKDQKKVEDNSKSNHKTPSKEKVEPVDNKVERMRELAKLLSKKIGQKTSIKEEKKDVIKSLENNQGIITGSESGSESQNCSKMEPETESQVITTEVTTIKQEPEDLSEIGTKEEVESVTGEKEDSNIKIEDLYSDSIKKESDDGITSESREGSLESSCNSEYFAKKRKDRKRESHSDSTDADRKHDSKDHERHRKKHKKEKKKDKHKSRDKSKKKGKKFEGERIDFLVKKRVYQKTEEEEQAERESAKSQDQYVLEKLFKKSGVHTALSHDAIMSNGDPDYLLVESEAERVAKEALKAVRASRARCFRPQLPAGPSEQQSKSKPRFGTKKSSIFSSSTDSEAKPPKEEKKKKEKKPHVFDGGMDEEDEEDEADAKTGTTGLPTSISPSKKGKGFGQGKSSTLSSSQLLQRMRQRNRGMAMESEGEDSDGYDPDYPSTAPMEEEVTDPEVKENIDLLADIRNFVAFQARVDGKASTQEILDRFKERLPAEQTPFFKALLTEICDFQREAGGEGLWILKGEFR is encoded by the exons ATGATGGAAACACAAGGAAGAACCATACTGGTTCCTGCTGGAGTGGCAGAGTCAACCAGGAACTCTATTTCCAACAAtcctgaagaagagaaggaagtagtGTTCAATGCCTCAAGTATCCTGAGCAGTCTCCTCACCAAAGATCGAGATACAGGGACCAGCGAATCGAGAACCTATGGAGCTGCAGATCAAGACTTGCAGGACCAGGATGATGAGCTCAGAGCCTTGGGCATCTCTGTGGTTGACCAGCTCTCACTTGAAAGGGATGTAGAGGCAGCG GTGGACCAAGCTGTGGCTAAGCATTCTCGGAAGCAGCGTTTCCAGATCctcaagaaggaaataaaagatgtCAAGACAGACATAAAGCAGGCAGAGAACAAGCTTCTCAGCTTAAGAGAGAGGCTGGCAG GAATGCGTCAGAGGGTTGTCGATCCCAGGCAGGTCATAAGTGTGGAAAAGGAGATATCGAATAAGTCCAACCAACTAAAGACcttgagagctagagagaagtcACTGCAGCAGAAGCTCATATCTGCTGAGGCTAATGAGGAAGAG CTTGATGACCTTGACCTCGAAGATGGCGAAATTCCTGAGGATGAagacgatgaaaatgatggtagcaGGAAGGAGCCAAAAATGtcagaactagagagagagaagcttattCGAGAGGGCAAGATGACTCCCTTTGGCACAGTTATGTCCCAGAACTCTTCGAAAACGGTTTCAGTGCTTCGCCCAGCTCATACTCCTATGGAAAAGAGAATGGCTGCAGAGGCCCTTAAGAGGAAGGGGGCAAGTGGAGGGCCATCAAAGGCAGATATGATCAAGTCTGGGGAAATGACACCTTTTGGAACAGTTGTAAAGTCCAAGCCAAAAGATGCAGGACCTTCAAAAat ATCTTCAAACAAGCCCAGTGGTGGCATGAGTGACTTTGAAAAATACTTGAAAGACCAGATTGACCGACAGAAACAGCACAGTGAAACAAGCAAAGGCAcaaaacggaagaaaaacaaaggggACCCAAACTATGGCTttgcaaagaagaggaagaaaaagcccAAGGAATTTATAGGCGAATACTAcagagatgatgaagaggaaagtgatgaaaatgacagcacaTCACTATCAGCAATTAAGAAGCAAGCCCAAGAAAAGTTTGAAACaggcataaaaaagaaagagaaatcatcTAAAAAGGACCCACTCAAGATGAAGGTCCTGCAccctaagaagaaaagaaatgagaagaaccTGGGAAGTGTGACCAGTGAGAGGGAGGCTGACTTGCTCAAAGAGACGCCACAAAGGATATTATCAGAAAAAATAGAATTCAAAGGAGGTGAGTCAGATGACCCATATCATGGGGATGGCAGTGGGAGTGAATACCGGCCATCTGATTCTGATGGGGAAGTATATAGTGATGAATACGTTGATTCCTGTGGTGATGATGAGATACCTGAGTCCAGCAAGAGAAAAAGCATTCGCAttgacaagaaggagaagaaacaaagaaagagaaaggatgatgaGTGGTCTGATGACAATGAATTTGACGATGCCCCAAGGCGACAGGGAAGAAAGACAGCCAAGGAGAGAGATGATGGGAATATTGAAGATTACATCCAGAGGATAGAGGCCTGGAAAGAAGAGAGGCTTAGGAAGAAgcaagccaaaatcctgcaagggGGAGACCTGGactcagaggaggaggaagaggagggctaTGAAGAGTTTGATGGAGGCTACAGGATTCCCCTAGGGGTGTGGAACAAGCTCTTCAAGTACCAACGTACATGTGTTAAGTGGCTTTGGGAGCTCCACAACCAAGGGTGCGGGGGAATATTGGGTGATGAGATGGGCCTCGGGAAGACCATCCAGATCATATCCTTCCTGATAGGACTTTCATACTCTCGCCTTTCTTGCCGTCGCCAATCATGGAAGGGTCTTGGTCCTGTCCTTATTGTGTGCCCAGCGACTGTGCTTCATCAGTGGGTAAAAGAATTTCACAAGTGGTGGCCACCTTTCAGAGTGGCTGTGCTGCATGAGTCTGGTTGCTTTGCAGGCAAGCGAGGAGCACTCATACACAACATTAATCA GCACGATGGCATTCTGGTGACCTCTTACACAGGTGTTTTGGCTCAGTTGGaaatattattacaatataattGGCATTATATCATCCTGGATGAGGGACACAAAATTCGTAACCCAGAAGCCCAGATCACAGTGGCCATGAAGCGTTTTTCCACCCCCCACAGGCTGATTCTCTCAG GTTCCCCCATTCAAAATAGCCTAAAGGAACTTTGGTCACTGTTTGACTTCATATTTCCGGGAAAGCTTGGAACATTACCAGTCTTTCTGCAGCAGTTTGCTGTTCCTATAACACAAGGAGGATATGCAAATGCATCAAAACTAGAG GTTCAGACAGCCTTCAAGTGTGCCTCTATGTTGCGAGACACCATTAATCCATACCTACTTCGTCGTATGAAGTGTGATGTGAGGAACCACTTAAAGTTACCGGACAAAAATGAGCAG GTGCTCTTCTGTGATCTAACTGAGGCCCAAAGGCAAGTCTATCGATCGTACATTGATGGGGACCAAGTAAAGTGCATCttaggaggaagaatgaag GTATTTGTTGGTTTGATAGCTCTACGAAAGATATGCAACCACCCAGATCTGCAAACAGGAGGACctcgtaattatgatgatcagttTGTGTCTGGGCTTCAG CCTGAGCTCCAGTATGGCTGGTGGGGTCGTTCTGGAAAAATGCATGTCTTGCAATCCATTCTGAAGCTGTGGGCCAAACAAGGTCACCGTGTCCTCCTCTTCACTCAGTCGAGGCAGATGATGTGCATCCTGGAGAAGTTTCTGATGGATGAACATCACTCGTATCTCAAGATGGATGG GACAACAGCAGTGGCATCACGTCAGGTAATGATTGACAAATATAACAACGATCCTTCATATTTTGTGTTCCTGCTCACAACAAGGGTTGGTGGCCTTGGGGTCAACTTGACAGGAGCTGACAGGGTCATCATTTTTGACCCTGATTGGAACCCTTCAACGGATTCCCAGGCACGAGAACGATCTTGGAGAATAGGGCAAACTCGACATGTTACTATTTATAG GCTTTTAACAGCTGGCACCATTGAGGAGAAGATTTACCACCGTCAGATTTTCAAGCAGTTCCTGACCAATCGTGTGCTGAAGGATCCTAAGCAACAGCGCTTCTTCAAAACCAATGACCTCTATGAGCTCTTCTCACTGAATGAAGGCATCAAGGAGAAGACTGAGTCATCAGCAATATTTGCTGGCACAGGGTCAGAAATTAAGGTAAATACGCAAGACAAAAATGATGAGGGTAAAtcagatgatgacaatgaagaaacTAGCAAAAAAGGGGAAAGGCACACAAACAAGttgcctcctcctcatcttccccaaaCTCCatcaaaaagagagagcaaagcatCACACACCAGTAAGAACAGTCAGAAGAAGGAGCCAAAGGACCAGAAAAAAGTAGAGGATAACAGTAAGAGTAATCACAAAACGCCCTCAAAGGAGAAGGTTGAACCAGTGGATAATAAGGTAGAAAGGATGAGAGAATTAGCAAAGCTTTTAAGCAAGAAGATTGGACAGAAAACTagcataaaagaggaaaagaaagatgtaaTCAAAAGTCTAGAAAATAACCAAGGAATTATTACTGGTTCAGAGAGTGGAAGCGAAAGTCAAAATTGCTCTAAAATGGAGCCCGAAACAGAGTCTCAAGTAATAACTAcagaagtaacaacaataaaacaagaacCAGAAGACCTCAGTGAAATAGGAACAAAAGAGGAAGTTGAAAGTGTAActggagaaaaggaagacagcAACATAAAGATAGAAGATCTTTATAGTGACAGTATTAAAAAGGAGTCTGATGATGGTATCACTTCAGAAAGCAGAGAAGGGTCATTAGAAAGCTCATGTAATAGCGAGTATTTTGCCAAAAAGAGGAAGGATCGCAAGCGAGAGAGCCATTCAGATTCAACAGATGCAGACAGAAAACATGATTCTAAGGATCATGAAAGACACAGGAAAAaacataagaaggaaaagaagaaggacaagcACAAGAGCAGagacaaatcaaagaaaaagggaaagaagtttGAAGGGGAGAGAATTGACTTCTTGGTGAAGAAGAGGGTTTAtcagaagacagaggaggaagagcaggcagAAAGGGAAAGTGCCAAGTCACAGGACCAGTATGTACTAGAGAAGCTGTTCAAGAAGTCAGGTGTACACACAGCTCTCAGCCATGATGCCATCATGAGCAATGGCGACCCTGACTACCTCCTTGTTGAGAGTGAGGCTGAGCGTGTGGCCAAGGAAGCACTCAAGGCTGTAAGGGCATCTCGTGCTAGGTGCTTCAGACCACAGCTGCCAGCAGGGCCTTCTGAACAGCAGTCGAAGAGCAAGCCAAGATTTGGCACTAAGAAGAGCagcatcttctcctcttctactgATAGTGAGGCAAAGCCacctaaagaggaaaagaagaagaaggagaagaaaccacATGTTTTTGATGGTGGTatggatgaagaggatgaagaagatgaagcagaTGCAAAGACTGGGACTACTGGCTTGCCCACTTCCATCTCACCCTCCAAGAAAGGCAAGGGCTTTGGCCAAGGGAAGAGCAGCACGCTCTCCTCATCACAGCTGCTCCAAAGGATGCGTCAGAGGAACAGGGGCATGGCTATGGAATCAGAAGGGGAAGACAGTGATGGCTATGACCCAGATTACCCCTCTACTGCACCCATGGAAGAAGAGGTCACTGATCCAGAGGTCAAAGAAAACATTGACCTGCTTGCTGACATTCGCAATTTTGTTGCATTCCAAGCTAGAGTTGATGGAAAAGCCTCTACGCAGGAGATCCTAGATAGATTCAAAGAGAGGTTGCCGGCAGAACAGACTCCATTTTTCAAGGCTCTATTGACAGAGATTTGTGATTTCCAGAGAGAGGCAGGTGGCGAAGGGTTGTGGATACTGAAGGGAGAGTTCAGATAA